The following coding sequences are from one Methanohalophilus halophilus window:
- a CDS encoding DUF1641 domain-containing protein, translating to MAEDIENVNIGMTQADIDAFLDIVRTARIMQSYLNDETIHGVANVMTPMLKLLNGVASTDLVDVMERSMQDPGLDRALMNPPKVGMYGALREMGDEDFQKGLGIAIEFLKALGRASEDIGE from the coding sequence ATGGCTGAAGATATAGAGAATGTTAATATAGGAATGACACAGGCAGACATCGACGCCTTCCTGGATATTGTCAGGACTGCCCGTATCATGCAGAGTTACTTAAATGATGAGACGATCCACGGCGTTGCGAATGTGATGACTCCCATGTTAAAACTGCTCAACGGGGTTGCCAGTACCGATCTTGTGGATGTAATGGAAAGGAGTATGCAGGATCCGGGTCTGGATAGGGCTTTGATGAACCCTCCAAAGGTGGGGATGTATGGCGCACTTCGTGAGATGGGGGATGAGGATTTCCAGAAAGGGCTGGGGATAGCCATTGAATTCCTGAAAGCTCTTGGCAGGGCTTCGGAGGATATAGGGGAATAA
- a CDS encoding CbbQ/NirQ/NorQ/GpvN family protein, whose translation MKKINYQEQPVEEYVIREEPYYVPVKDEVEIFTAAYENNLPVNLKGPTGCGKTRFMEYMAYKLECPLITIACHEDLTASDLIGRFLIKGESTEWNDGPLTKAVRNGAICYLDEFVEARMDTRVVIHPLTDDRRVMPIDKLGIILHAPPEFMLTISYNPGYQSVLKDLKQSTRQRFVAIDFDYPPADIEYEIVAHESGIDMEDARTLVEIGQKIRNFKQHGLEEGVSTRLLIYAGMLMRSGIEQKEACRAAMIKPITDDHELQKSIDEIISAIVE comes from the coding sequence ATGAAAAAGATCAATTACCAGGAGCAGCCTGTTGAAGAATACGTCATCAGGGAAGAGCCTTATTACGTTCCTGTAAAAGATGAAGTTGAAATATTCACCGCTGCTTACGAAAACAATCTGCCTGTCAACCTGAAAGGACCTACAGGTTGCGGGAAAACCCGGTTCATGGAATATATGGCATACAAATTAGAATGCCCACTTATTACAATAGCCTGCCATGAAGACCTTACAGCCAGTGACCTTATAGGGCGATTCCTCATAAAAGGCGAATCTACCGAATGGAATGATGGACCCCTTACAAAAGCGGTAAGAAACGGTGCCATCTGTTACCTGGATGAATTCGTGGAAGCCAGGATGGACACAAGGGTTGTCATACACCCCCTCACTGACGACAGGCGGGTAATGCCAATTGATAAACTGGGAATAATACTTCATGCCCCTCCGGAGTTCATGTTAACTATTTCCTACAATCCTGGCTACCAGAGTGTCTTGAAAGACCTCAAACAGAGCACCCGGCAGAGATTTGTTGCCATAGATTTCGATTACCCGCCTGCAGACATTGAGTATGAAATCGTGGCACATGAGAGCGGAATTGATATGGAAGACGCCCGGACTCTTGTGGAAATCGGTCAGAAAATCAGGAACTTCAAGCAACACGGGCTTGAAGAGGGAGTCAGTACACGCCTCTTAATCTATGCAGGCATGCTTATGCGCTCTGGCATTGAACAAAAAGAGGCTTGCAGGGCGGCAATGATCAAGCCTATAACTGATGATCATGAGCTCCAGAAAAGCATTGATGAAATAATATCCGCTATTGTGGAGTGA
- a CDS encoding cupin domain-containing protein: protein MTNADEIIKYLDMNEHPEGGYFKETYRSGETIKHKYLPDRFTLDHVFSTAIYFLLKQGEFSALHTIKQEEIWHFYSGAPIDIHMILPDGVYESIHLGNDILNGEVPQGVVPAGSVFGATVCDSTKHDYSLVGCTVAPGFEFEDFALHKKDELLERFPHHRELIESLTRE from the coding sequence ATGACCAACGCTGATGAAATCATAAAATATCTTGATATGAATGAACACCCCGAAGGTGGGTATTTTAAAGAAACTTACAGATCCGGAGAAACGATCAAACACAAATACCTACCAGACAGATTTACTCTGGATCATGTGTTTTCCACGGCAATCTACTTTTTATTAAAGCAAGGTGAATTTTCAGCACTTCACACAATAAAACAGGAAGAAATCTGGCATTTTTACAGCGGGGCGCCTATTGACATACATATGATACTTCCAGATGGTGTTTATGAATCGATCCATCTTGGAAACGACATATTAAACGGTGAAGTACCACAGGGTGTTGTCCCTGCAGGTTCAGTCTTTGGTGCAACAGTGTGTGACAGTACCAAACATGACTATTCACTTGTGGGATGTACGGTCGCACCGGGTTTTGAATTTGAGGACTTTGCACTCCATAAGAAAGATGAATTACTTGAAAGATTTCCCCATCACAGGGAGTTAATTGAATCATTGACAAGAGAATAA
- a CDS encoding NAD(P)/FAD-dependent oxidoreductase: protein MIYIGLASNISTVIILQQAIVMKERVLILGAGYAGAVIANTLAREFRHKIAKDELEITVLDRNDMGINQGGFTFLPFGLYTPEDLVRPRKESLSPRIKSRFGDRGEVMGIDLNRQQITVKSGTKYSYDHLVIAMGARPDASGVEGLEDDLNTFYTSMEDALEVGELIRNFKGGRIVVSVSRMPIPCPGAPVKFSFLLESYLRDIRNIRDDVQLTLLWPMEPIGPPEFNKLVTGRLEEKGIEAIRQFQLGKVDASNKTVESTDGRQENYDLLITVPPHKPQQAVLDSGITDEKGWIPADKTTLQYRGPVGDKDNVYIVGDNGPADILKTGIGAHYQAQVVSHNLINTINGNNIKSKYKGETGCPIITDMASDAHTGRAYIATWSYKNPPQSFDTTQLGWYLYRMYYYLHWDMSIKALM, encoded by the coding sequence TTGATTTATATAGGACTGGCATCCAATATCAGTACTGTAATAATATTGCAACAGGCGATTGTCATGAAAGAGAGAGTACTGATACTTGGAGCCGGTTATGCGGGTGCGGTGATTGCAAACACACTGGCCCGTGAGTTCAGGCACAAAATTGCAAAGGATGAACTTGAAATTACAGTGCTTGACAGGAACGATATGGGGATCAACCAGGGTGGTTTTACTTTTCTGCCCTTTGGCTTATACACTCCTGAAGACCTGGTCAGGCCCAGGAAAGAATCACTGAGTCCCAGGATTAAGAGTCGTTTTGGTGACCGGGGTGAAGTCATGGGTATTGACCTGAACAGACAGCAGATAACGGTCAAATCCGGTACAAAGTATTCCTATGATCATCTTGTGATTGCAATGGGGGCAAGACCGGATGCTTCCGGTGTGGAGGGTCTTGAAGATGATCTAAATACATTCTATACATCTATGGAAGATGCCCTGGAAGTCGGGGAGCTTATCCGCAATTTCAAAGGTGGCAGGATAGTGGTTTCAGTTTCCAGGATGCCTATACCCTGTCCCGGTGCGCCGGTAAAATTCTCCTTTTTGCTGGAGAGTTACCTGAGAGATATACGCAATATCAGGGATGATGTGCAACTGACGCTTCTCTGGCCCATGGAACCAATAGGTCCGCCGGAGTTTAACAAACTGGTTACCGGTCGCCTTGAAGAAAAAGGAATTGAGGCCATCAGGCAATTCCAGCTTGGCAAGGTTGATGCTTCAAACAAGACGGTTGAATCTACCGACGGCAGGCAGGAAAACTATGACCTGCTTATCACAGTTCCTCCCCATAAGCCACAACAGGCTGTACTGGATTCGGGTATTACAGATGAGAAAGGGTGGATCCCCGCGGATAAAACAACATTACAATATCGCGGTCCGGTAGGGGACAAGGATAATGTGTATATTGTGGGGGACAATGGTCCGGCTGACATCCTTAAAACAGGAATTGGTGCACACTATCAGGCGCAGGTTGTATCTCATAATCTGATCAATACGATCAATGGCAACAATATCAAATCGAAGTACAAGGGTGAGACCGGTTGCCCGATAATTACGGACATGGCCTCTGATGCCCATACCGGTAGGGCATACATTGCAACCTGGAGTTACAAGAACCCACCCCAGTCGTTCGATACCACCCAGCTTGGCTGGTATCTGTACCGGATGTATTACTACCTGCACTGGGACATGAGTATTAAGGCATTGATGTGA
- a CDS encoding nitric oxide reductase activation protein NorD, whose amino-acid sequence MPADKENIAIRNKRVANTYEGAKKELIPLMDEEIFHLWQSVINIVAEKETKCAIKFIRKTKKVFPVIPPSQRLQLLLATQRFAAKYPRTSLVFFSDAPLAIASLDKAGFEKWETTASKLVEKEEDIAIIFIQKTSRLLNDFELDEILDWIERGCQLFSTRPEAVQLFFEGIFTGLANHTRKTSRKQRNCLLEKGFKLALTNHRCVQSYFENAPPVIIELTKDDFKKWTSTGEKIAERSTFYGREYYNNSYTTLKRIKPVFYDLIFDNAQSLLEKEQLIAGIYFSKLREILLNIHPEELKPWVSTGIKLFERDREIAIQYFRNSPILLQDLEITELEEWAMKGLEIFENDSAGAGLYFSLKSGNSREFIEYLMSGVALKRVTKVLTYYALGISGINFNIRSRNLLPKDHVNSIQPVVSGKTIYLVPTMKGYGDFEDNFMIYKLSVMHEVGHQKFGTTEYATKAILSLLNKTSININSTPLEKIIGSVDDRENTVSLQDVISLFPEPSIATDIMGIVEDARIEYMTTHVYRGLRRDFEKVREKMVKNRKVPQNGSGKFMEAFLLSSVGHEPSFVVDEFLKILLEKARILLDLRIFQPKSSTLDSLEVTFEIYEMLEKNNLTENSQQYTSVQNLEYRGVGAGLHSGKEIDGDTGKTLERFIPLTELELDEKEITQENTQAGPKCALAKKWEVLSSFTYDEWDSRLRDYKSRWSTVYEVCPAGRPTDFYRDTLQNYIHEISLIKRIFRMMKPVSFRKLRRQNEGDEIDFDAITEAFTDRKCGINPTERLYIRRDKRERDVATLFLVDISASTSKKLDNNKSILDVEKEALVLMVEALESIGDKYAIYAFSGDTRNDVEYYTIKDFREVFSENIECKIDALEPADNTRLGPVIRHSITKLKGIDAKIKLLILLSDGEPYDFGVGDGKYDGEVAIEDTKMAIQEGKALGMHFFCITVDSKASDYMHSIFSDVGYTIIDNATTLPEKLPMLYNRLTT is encoded by the coding sequence TTGCCTGCAGATAAGGAAAATATTGCAATCCGGAATAAGAGGGTCGCAAATACATACGAGGGAGCAAAAAAAGAATTAATACCCCTGATGGATGAAGAAATTTTTCATTTATGGCAATCAGTGATAAATATTGTAGCTGAAAAGGAAACAAAATGTGCCATCAAATTCATCCGGAAAACAAAAAAAGTCTTCCCGGTAATTCCCCCCTCTCAACGTCTACAACTACTTCTCGCAACACAAAGGTTTGCTGCTAAATATCCCCGCACATCCCTCGTCTTCTTTAGTGATGCTCCTCTTGCAATAGCCAGTCTTGATAAAGCAGGTTTTGAGAAATGGGAAACTACAGCATCAAAACTGGTCGAAAAGGAAGAGGATATCGCAATAATATTTATCCAAAAGACATCCAGATTACTAAATGATTTCGAGCTGGATGAGATACTGGATTGGATCGAGAGAGGTTGCCAACTTTTCTCGACAAGGCCAGAAGCTGTGCAATTGTTTTTTGAAGGAATATTCACCGGACTTGCAAATCACACGAGGAAAACCAGCAGAAAACAGAGAAACTGTTTGCTTGAAAAGGGTTTCAAACTTGCACTTACAAATCATAGGTGTGTGCAAAGCTATTTTGAAAATGCCCCTCCTGTTATCATAGAACTTACAAAGGATGATTTTAAAAAATGGACCAGCACCGGCGAGAAAATAGCGGAAAGAAGTACATTTTATGGCAGGGAATATTACAATAATTCCTATACCACTCTGAAAAGAATAAAACCTGTATTCTATGATTTAATCTTTGATAATGCACAATCCCTGCTGGAAAAAGAGCAATTGATTGCAGGAATTTATTTTTCAAAACTTCGGGAAATCCTGCTCAATATCCATCCTGAAGAACTAAAACCCTGGGTAAGCACCGGTATTAAATTATTTGAAAGAGACCGGGAAATAGCAATACAGTATTTCCGCAATTCACCCATCCTGCTTCAGGACCTGGAAATAACCGAACTTGAAGAATGGGCAATGAAAGGCCTGGAGATTTTTGAAAATGATTCTGCTGGCGCAGGATTGTATTTCTCCCTTAAATCGGGAAATTCCAGAGAATTCATAGAATATTTGATGAGCGGAGTTGCTCTTAAAAGGGTTACCAAAGTCCTGACATATTATGCATTAGGCATCTCAGGAATAAATTTTAACATCCGTTCCAGGAATCTCCTGCCAAAAGACCATGTAAATTCCATACAACCTGTAGTTTCCGGAAAAACCATCTACCTTGTACCAACAATGAAAGGGTACGGGGATTTTGAAGATAACTTCATGATCTACAAGTTAAGTGTTATGCATGAAGTAGGGCATCAGAAATTTGGCACCACAGAATATGCAACAAAAGCAATCCTGTCACTATTAAACAAAACATCAATAAACATTAATTCTACACCTCTGGAAAAAATTATTGGTTCTGTAGATGACAGGGAAAACACGGTCAGTCTTCAAGATGTAATCAGCCTGTTTCCGGAACCATCTATTGCAACAGATATCATGGGAATTGTAGAAGATGCCAGAATAGAATATATGACAACACATGTTTACAGGGGTCTGCGCCGGGATTTTGAAAAAGTCAGGGAAAAGATGGTCAAAAACAGGAAAGTACCACAAAATGGGAGTGGAAAATTCATGGAAGCCTTTCTTTTATCATCTGTGGGCCATGAGCCATCATTCGTAGTTGATGAATTCCTAAAAATTCTTCTGGAAAAAGCCAGGATTCTCCTGGACTTGAGAATCTTCCAGCCAAAATCTTCCACTCTTGACTCTCTGGAAGTTACATTTGAAATATACGAAATGCTTGAAAAAAATAACCTTACTGAAAATTCCCAACAGTATACTAGCGTGCAAAACCTTGAGTACCGGGGTGTCGGGGCCGGGTTACATTCTGGAAAAGAGATAGATGGGGATACAGGGAAAACATTAGAACGGTTTATACCCCTGACAGAATTAGAACTTGATGAAAAGGAGATTACACAAGAAAACACTCAGGCAGGACCAAAGTGTGCCCTGGCAAAAAAATGGGAGGTACTTAGCAGTTTTACCTACGATGAGTGGGACAGCAGGTTGAGGGATTACAAATCCAGATGGAGTACCGTCTATGAAGTCTGTCCGGCGGGTAGACCGACCGATTTTTATCGGGACACCCTACAAAACTACATCCATGAAATTTCACTAATAAAACGTATATTCAGGATGATGAAACCGGTTTCCTTTCGTAAATTAAGAAGACAAAACGAGGGGGATGAAATCGATTTTGATGCGATTACCGAAGCTTTCACAGATAGAAAATGTGGTATAAATCCCACTGAACGCCTCTATATACGCCGGGATAAGCGCGAGAGGGATGTTGCCACCCTTTTTCTTGTTGACATAAGTGCATCCACCAGCAAAAAACTGGATAATAACAAAAGCATACTGGATGTAGAAAAAGAGGCACTTGTACTGATGGTAGAGGCCCTGGAAAGCATTGGGGATAAATATGCAATCTATGCTTTTTCCGGCGATACCAGAAATGATGTGGAATACTATACCATAAAAGATTTCAGGGAAGTTTTTTCAGAAAATATTGAATGTAAAATCGATGCACTGGAACCTGCAGATAACACCCGTCTGGGCCCTGTAATCAGGCATTCCATAACAAAGCTGAAAGGAATCGATGCGAAAATTAAACTTTTGATATTATTGTCTGACGGGGAACCATATGATTTTGGGGTTGGCGACGGGAAATACGATGGAGAAGTAGCAATTGAAGATACGAAAATGGCAATTCAGGAAGGAAAAGCCCTTGGAATGCACTTTTTCTGTATAACTGTCGATTCAAAAGCAAGCGATTATATGCATTCAATATTTTCCGATGTGGGATATACCATCATTGATAATGCAACTACACTTCCAGAAAAACTTCCTATGCTCTATAACAGGCTTACGACCTGA
- a CDS encoding phosphate-starvation-inducible PsiE family protein — translation MINHDEIFDTVIKYVTFSVLYILIVAIIVGLLKIIYNVGYIIYELLGGNFIHINFIDVVVGVLTIFILIDLFKTFVDYREHKRIRIVYITDATILIVMRELAAGIYVNRIQYEFILSLSILLLVLGLIRILVIKYPADKV, via the coding sequence ATGATCAATCATGATGAAATATTTGATACAGTTATAAAGTATGTTACTTTTTCCGTCCTTTATATACTAATAGTAGCAATAATTGTTGGGTTACTAAAAATTATATATAATGTCGGATATATTATATATGAACTTCTTGGCGGCAATTTCATCCATATAAATTTCATCGACGTAGTTGTTGGCGTTCTTACAATTTTTATTCTTATTGACCTTTTCAAAACTTTCGTTGATTATCGTGAGCATAAACGAATCAGAATTGTCTATATAACGGATGCTACTATTTTGATAGTTATGCGTGAACTAGCAGCTGGAATTTATGTAAATCGAATCCAATATGAATTTATTTTAAGTTTATCAATCTTACTACTCGTATTGGGCCTGATAAGAATTCTAGTTATAAAATATCCTGCTGATAAAGTATAA
- a CDS encoding universal stress protein, whose protein sequence is MNNVKKILIATDGSEHSKKAASEGIGLAKTYGAKVFAVYVMKELSSKTLPYGAKITNFDIPHEDIKREGQEALQYVEELGDPQGVAVDTALLTGNPAEEILDFAKENEIDIIVMGSLGRTGLERYLMGSVSEKVLRHAKTAVMVIP, encoded by the coding sequence ATGAATAATGTAAAAAAGATTTTAATTGCAACAGATGGCTCTGAACATTCCAAAAAGGCAGCATCCGAAGGAATAGGTCTGGCAAAAACCTATGGAGCAAAGGTATTTGCAGTATACGTAATGAAAGAACTTTCATCAAAAACCCTTCCTTATGGAGCAAAAATCACAAATTTTGACATCCCCCACGAAGACATAAAGAGGGAAGGACAGGAAGCCCTTCAGTATGTGGAAGAACTGGGAGACCCTCAAGGAGTAGCGGTTGATACAGCTCTTTTGACAGGGAATCCTGCAGAGGAAATACTGGATTTTGCAAAAGAAAATGAAATAGACATAATCGTTATGGGCTCACTGGGACGCACAGGCCTGGAGCGCTATCTGATGGGAAGCGTTTCTGAAAAGGTCCTAAGACATGCAAAAACTGCGGTAATGGTAATCCCTTGA
- the hdrC gene encoding ferredoxin:CoB-CoM heterodisulfide reductase subunit HdrC: MNENYDTPKCESLVETVKKSLRTSDSIGIERCMQCGACTSSCPAARYSDYNPRDVMKRVKENDWSVIEDKTIWNCFYCYTCNLRCPRNNSPSQAVQVLRQMAINKGIGMERLSVLFEYPESFAKLGISQIPAPYIGQMEEDLGKHWQYFRDNLEDIRKELGLGPLSIEDERGEIKALLKGIGFEGRFAMLKEMAAEEGEDE; the protein is encoded by the coding sequence ATGAATGAAAATTATGATACTCCAAAATGTGAATCACTTGTAGAAACCGTTAAGAAAAGCCTCCGGACCTCGGATTCTATCGGTATCGAACGCTGTATGCAGTGTGGTGCATGTACCTCTTCGTGTCCTGCGGCACGATACAGTGATTACAATCCCCGCGATGTAATGAAAAGGGTCAAAGAGAACGATTGGAGTGTAATTGAAGATAAGACGATATGGAATTGCTTTTATTGCTATACATGTAACCTGCGCTGTCCGCGCAACAATAGTCCTTCACAGGCTGTGCAGGTATTACGTCAGATGGCAATTAACAAAGGCATTGGTATGGAGAGGTTGAGTGTGCTTTTCGAATATCCCGAATCTTTTGCCAAATTGGGTATCAGCCAGATACCTGCACCCTATATCGGACAAATGGAGGAGGATCTGGGTAAACACTGGCAGTATTTCAGGGACAATCTGGAGGATATCCGGAAGGAACTCGGTCTGGGTCCCCTGTCCATAGAAGACGAAAGGGGTGAGATTAAAGCGCTACTTAAGGGAATCGGATTTGAGGGCCGCTTTGCCATGCTTAAGGAGATGGCTGCAGAAGAAGGTGAGGATGAATGA
- a CDS encoding 3-isopropylmalate dehydratase large subunit, with product MSTISEKIFSRAAGKEAKANDFVIADIDYAMAHDGTSILAVRSFRQMEVENVWDPSRIVIPFDHLAPANSDTTAGLQKDIRGWVRQQGIRNFYDIGNGICHQVLPEKGFAMPGKLIVGADSHSCTYGAFGTFGTGVGATDMAEIFASGKLWFRVPESIRVTAEGKLGERVYAKDLTLKIIGEVTASGATYKAVEFYGDAIEDLSMAGRMTLSNMAIEMGAKAGIVPPDATTFEYLKDRAVSDYEPVYSDEDADYVAQYHIDVNSLEPQVACPHEVDNVCGVSGIAGKKLDQAFIGTCTNGRLEDLEAAAEVLEGNEVAVRTIIIPASRQIMKEAARQGLIEIFLDAGATMGTPGCGPCLGGHMGVIGEGEVCISTANRNFRGRMGTGGYIYLASPATVAASAIKGEITDPRKV from the coding sequence TTGAGTACTATCAGCGAGAAGATATTCAGCCGGGCAGCCGGCAAAGAGGCAAAGGCCAATGATTTTGTGATAGCTGATATTGATTATGCAATGGCCCACGACGGTACCAGCATTCTGGCCGTCCGTTCTTTCCGTCAGATGGAAGTTGAAAATGTCTGGGATCCTTCACGTATAGTGATCCCCTTTGACCATCTGGCACCAGCGAATTCCGATACTACTGCAGGTTTGCAGAAGGATATCAGGGGCTGGGTGCGTCAGCAGGGCATACGCAATTTCTATGACATTGGTAACGGTATCTGCCATCAGGTGTTGCCTGAGAAGGGTTTTGCAATGCCAGGTAAGTTGATCGTGGGTGCTGACTCTCATTCCTGTACATATGGTGCCTTCGGTACCTTCGGTACTGGTGTAGGGGCAACGGACATGGCCGAAATATTCGCATCCGGCAAACTCTGGTTCCGTGTACCGGAATCCATCAGGGTTACAGCTGAAGGAAAACTGGGAGAGAGGGTTTATGCCAAGGACCTTACCCTCAAGATCATCGGGGAGGTGACCGCTTCCGGGGCGACCTACAAGGCAGTTGAATTCTATGGGGATGCCATAGAGGACCTTTCCATGGCAGGCAGGATGACCCTTTCCAATATGGCTATCGAAATGGGTGCCAAGGCGGGTATAGTACCTCCCGATGCCACGACCTTTGAATACCTGAAAGACAGGGCAGTTAGTGATTATGAACCTGTTTATTCGGATGAGGATGCAGATTACGTAGCCCAATATCACATCGATGTGAACTCCCTTGAACCGCAGGTTGCCTGTCCCCATGAAGTGGATAACGTTTGTGGTGTTTCCGGGATTGCAGGCAAAAAACTCGATCAGGCATTTATTGGTACCTGTACCAATGGCCGGCTGGAGGATCTCGAAGCTGCGGCAGAAGTTCTGGAAGGAAATGAAGTTGCTGTGAGGACGATTATAATACCGGCTTCCAGGCAGATTATGAAGGAAGCCGCAAGACAAGGATTAATAGAGATTTTCCTAGATGCAGGTGCAACTATGGGTACCCCGGGATGCGGTCCATGTCTGGGTGGTCACATGGGAGTAATTGGTGAGGGTGAAGTATGTATTTCTACTGCAAACCGCAACTTCCGGGGTCGTATGGGTACAGGTGGCTATATCTATCTTGCTTCCCCCGCAACGGTTGCTGCTTCGGCTATAAAAGGTGAGATTACCGATCCGCGTAAGGTATGA
- the hdrB gene encoding ferredoxin:CoB-CoM heterodisulfide reductase subunit HdrB, with translation MKELADVPVKGLLLFKSCLVSAEYPGIESSTKYVFDRLGVDYLVSGKQSCCTGLGHYFDLFDQMTTTAIAARNFAVARKEGYTNITTMCATCYAINKKSCSLLNNNRQVINLVNDNAEAAGLDDLKYEVDSFDEVGNFYHVVEVLAKMADRIAELSTIDFSNVKIATHHACHYYKIDYEDVAGNPEHPELIDRIAKACGGDVVEWYEDRTLTCGAGFSQRYVNREMSLKATHAKLESLKRAGVQLVLHMCPNCQVQYDRYQPVIEKEFGQEYDMVHMNVAQFTALALGGDPMNICGFQTHSVDLTGFLENL, from the coding sequence ATGAAGGAACTTGCGGATGTACCTGTAAAGGGATTGTTGTTGTTTAAATCCTGTCTTGTGAGTGCGGAGTACCCCGGTATTGAAAGTTCCACCAAATACGTATTCGACAGGCTTGGGGTGGATTACCTTGTCAGCGGGAAGCAGTCCTGCTGTACCGGTCTGGGACATTATTTTGACCTGTTTGACCAGATGACCACCACGGCGATTGCAGCCCGCAACTTTGCCGTGGCCAGAAAAGAAGGCTACACCAATATCACAACAATGTGTGCCACATGTTATGCCATCAATAAGAAATCCTGCTCCCTGCTTAATAATAACAGGCAGGTCATCAACCTTGTCAATGACAATGCAGAGGCTGCAGGGCTTGATGACCTGAAATATGAAGTGGACAGCTTCGATGAGGTTGGAAACTTCTATCATGTTGTGGAAGTATTGGCAAAAATGGCCGATAGGATCGCAGAACTATCGACAATCGATTTTTCCAATGTTAAAATAGCTACCCATCATGCCTGTCATTACTACAAGATAGATTATGAAGACGTAGCCGGCAACCCGGAACATCCAGAGCTCATCGACCGTATTGCAAAAGCCTGCGGTGGTGATGTGGTGGAATGGTATGAGGACAGGACCCTGACATGCGGTGCGGGATTTTCCCAGCGTTATGTAAACCGTGAAATGTCCCTGAAAGCCACCCATGCCAAACTGGAAAGCCTGAAAAGAGCAGGTGTGCAACTTGTACTCCATATGTGCCCCAACTGTCAGGTACAGTATGACCGTTATCAGCCTGTTATAGAAAAGGAGTTTGGCCAGGAGTATGATATGGTTCACATGAACGTTGCCCAGTTCACTGCTCTGGCATTGGGCGGTGATCCTATGAATATTTGTGGCTTCCAAACCCATTCGGTTGACCTGACTGGTTTCCTGGAGAATCTCTGA
- a CDS encoding GNAT family N-acetyltransferase — protein MRSDEERDLGRVACCKEAIDASRAIYDSFSLLDYFHDCEFAMHSRRFSWGSAVAYAYDARDAIYILLLFSRQQNRGHGHRLVNCIIEHARHKGYSRVYVTTSYRSPHHYAAGRFYVSCGFCMIGSDEEHMYYGLDVNAAHVSDCTYDYANPPELLYGLSDYALILIALLAVFLRPQKDEPQVVKMLRKIISEKENRL, from the coding sequence ATGCGTTCAGACGAAGAGAGGGACCTAGGCCGAGTGGCCTGTTGCAAGGAGGCCATCGATGCTTCCCGGGCAATCTATGACAGTTTCTCACTGCTGGATTATTTCCATGACTGCGAATTTGCAATGCATTCCCGCCGTTTTTCATGGGGAAGTGCTGTTGCTTATGCATATGATGCCAGGGATGCTATCTATATATTGCTTCTTTTTTCCCGCCAGCAGAACAGGGGGCACGGCCACAGATTGGTCAATTGCATCATTGAGCATGCCCGCCATAAGGGATACAGCCGTGTTTATGTGACTACCTCCTATAGATCTCCACACCATTACGCTGCTGGCCGGTTCTATGTATCGTGTGGTTTTTGCATGATTGGCTCGGATGAGGAACATATGTATTATGGACTGGATGTCAATGCAGCTCATGTGTCTGATTGCACTTACGATTATGCCAACCCTCCTGAACTGTTATACGGATTGTCAGACTACGCTTTGATATTAATTGCATTGTTGGCTGTATTTTTGAGACCGCAAAAAGATGAACCACAAGTTGTGAAGATGTTGAGGAAAATTATTTCTGAAAAAGAAAACCGTCTTTGA